From the Theileria parva strain Muguga chromosome 3 map unlocalized ctg_531, whole genome shotgun sequence genome, one window contains:
- a CDS encoding putative integral membrane protein produces MKRRYLCNCDKSKCCSSDGNNNCTCCNGDKVKCCLCPSSKSECKCSCKSGNTCNELCCRGQSHSGNNCVCCRCCCSCFCKKSHDEYYFYFITMIFYISQLFEDVFTFDNEKIRMAIQFISSLVFYYDPFNFSKNSFSSKRTFINYYRLVLNPKSDPITKIESGTILKLINGQIVFFFRFSEITINLNSELFKKVFQIISELIFFIIKGGFISTKVDGNIVGILIRLSNKYILILFNEELKQTQQALNCHTDNNKCNCSRCKIFWSSLYLFSIKYNSIASLLQNLGIIISLNIGLGKVNIYYNEFLIRFTKNSRISESTHGLLYERNGNFDHINPKYFGYDDVYRPSPQFGSGYFKFVITRVFTVIVLVVLFIFIRTRFDRFVNTDIFGRYLIKVDSNIGRLREVLHNRLSHSVRNISRMGSLDDLLGDMTEGDVGHNLVFHHPERYQDVIDNMGMADMGHYDAMSDIDTLSDTFTDASFDGSTKAVQESRRRKVGFYILIIVFSLLSALYLNFVVRDLSVMLQLDHTTWSYFISITVLMGMIISLVVKYCVHLYDFVYVLENYSNKLTKIESFVDDSFGGVTGNLTYTSKFVLLFQLLRSMKTDLVSLFSMNYPYQIPAHSLMKNKVYPYKDMTGGMERMMTCENIECIRKMVLESIGTPESMDLQNVLDFVSYVTVRNTAEFDQYRGYFSGFERYLAWRLGKLLGHNFFLLTYGRYSCMLEMDHRIRKLRIPSTQFLNCQFLWQLFGNYESDLISLKCLGEDSIGIPLTHVQKDVLKNKFADEYLDEFKKYQEFLIRKLHIKASKCYDSPSCYFPYPELINTTLDRDKVSRLTREYFGDSSRRLSLSLPTTNCDVTNKIVNGKGAESPGVSVTQFCDHWLYMRLGCCETEDCEKGVRFAHDLIMSKLNCESHVFESIKDTVASLKLSILNTEETYETPEDIHVPVKSSEHRSLKDYTDKLTEFRYQTSDNYQDTVLDYLNRYMIETVTNREKIMVPLGIFLTWYGIPVCEQHLRNMGKFQYLI; encoded by the coding sequence ATGAAAAGAAGATATCTTTGTAATTGTGACAAAAGTAAGTGCTGTAGCTCTGATGGTAACAATAATTGTACATGTTGTAATGGTGATAAAGTAAAATGCTGCTTGTGTCCGAGTTCGAAATCTGAATGTAAATGTTCTTGTAAATCTGGTAATACTTGCAACGAATTATGTTGTCGAGGGCAATCTCACAGTGGGAATAATTGCGTTTGTTGTAGATGCTGTTGTAGTTGTTTTTGCAAAAAGTCCCATGATGAATATTATTTCTATTTCATAACaatgattttttatatatccCAACTCTTTGAAGACGTGTTCACATTTGACAATGAAAAAATTCGAATGGCCATCCAATTTATATCCAGTTTGGTTTTTTATTATGATCCATTcaatttttctaaaaattcattttcatcaaaacgtacttttataaattattacagACTCGTTTTGAATCCTAAATCAGATCCAATAACCAAAATTGAATCTGgcacaattttaaaactaataaatgGTCAAATAGTTTTTTTTTTCAGATTTTCCGAGATAACcataaatttgaattcaGAATTGTTCAAAAAAGTTTTTCAAATAATCTCTGAActgatattttttataattaaaggTGGTTTTATTTCAACCAAAGTTGATGGAAATATTGTAGGAATACTAATTCGTCtttcaaataaatatattttgaTCCTATTTAATGAAGAATTAAAACAAACACAGCAGGCTTTGAATTGTCATACAGATAACAATAAATGCAACTGTAGCcgttgtaaaatattttggtcgtctttatacttattttccataaaatataattcaATAGCTTCCCTGCTACAAAATCTTGGGATAATAATTTCCTTAAATATAGGTTTGGGCAAAGtgaatatatattataacgAATTCCTGATAAGATTTACCAAGAACTCCAGGATAAGCGAATCTACACATGGCCTGTTATATGAAAGGAATGGTAATTTTGACCACATTAATCCTAAGTACTTTGGTTACGATGATGTTTATAGACCCAGTCCACAGTTTGGATCAGGATACTTCAAATTTGTGATTACCAGAGTGTTCACTGTCATTGTACTGGTGGTTCTGTTCATATTCATAAGGACTAGATTTGACAGATTTGTCAATACTGATATCTTTGGCAGATACTTGATCAAGGTAGACTCTAACATTGGTAGGCTCAGGGAGGTACTTCACAACAGACTAAGTCACAGCGTTAGGAACATTAGCAGGATGGGAAGTCTTGACGATCTCCTAGGTGACATGACAGAAGGTGATGTTGGTCATAACCTAGTCTTTCATCATCCAGAGCGGTATCAAGATGTCATTGATAATATGGGTATGGCTGACATGGGTCACTATGATGCTATGTCTGATATTGACACACTTTCTGACACATTCACAGATGCCAGCTTTGATGGAAGCACTAAGGCTGTCCAGGAGTCCAGGAGAAGAAAGGTTGGATTCTACATCCTCATCATTGTGTTCTCACTTCTGTCTGCACTGTATCTGAACTTTGTAGTTAGAGACCTATCTGTAATGCTACAGCTAGATCATACCACCTGGTCTTACTTCATAAGCATTACGGTGTTGATGGGTATGATCATCAGTCTAGTGGTTAAGTATTGTGTGCACCTATATGACTTCGTGTATGTGCTGGAGAACTACAGTAATAAGCTGACTAAGATTGAGAGCTTTGTCGATGACAGTTTTGGTGGAGTCACTGGTAACCTAACTTACACATCTAAGTTTGTACTGCTGTTCCAATTGCTGAGGAGTATGAAGACTGACCTAGTATCTCTGTTTAGTATGAATTATCCATATCAAATACCTGCACACAGTCTGATGAAGAATAAGGTATATCCCTACAAGGACATGACTGGTGGCATGGAGAGAATGATGACATGTGAGAACATCGAGTGTATCAGGAAGATGGTTTTAGAGTCCATTGGCACTCCAGAATCCATGGATCTGCAAAATGTACTTGACTTCGTATCTTATGTTACTGTCAGAAACACAGCTGAGTTTGATCAGTACCGTGGTTACTTTAGTGGCTTTGAACGGTACCTGGCTTGGAGACTTGGGAAACTGCTTGGTCATAACTTCTTCCTACTGACCTATGGCAGATACTCATGTATGCTTGAGATGGATCATAGGATTAGGAAACTCAGAATACCAAGCACACAGTTTCTTAACTGTCAGTTCCTGTGGCAACTATTTGGCAATTATGAATCTGACCTCATATCACTCAAGTGCTTGGGTGAAGATTCAATAGGTATTCCACTAACGCATGTTCAGAAGGATGTCCTCAAGAATAAGTTCGCTGATGAATACCTTGATGAGTTCAAAAAGTACCAAGAGTTCTTGATCAGGAAACTTCATATTAAAGCCTCTAAGTGTTATGACTCTCCCAGCTGTTACTTTCCATATCCAGAACTCATCAACACTACACTTGATAGGGACAAAGTCTCTAGACTGACAAGAGAGTACTTTGGTGACAGCAGCAGAAGACTAAGTCTATCACTGCCAACAACCAACTGTGATGTTACAAACAAGATTGTCAACGGAAAAGGTGCTGAGTCACCTGGTGTTTCAGTTACTCAGTTCTGTGATCATTGGTTATATATGAGACTTGGTTGTTGTGAGACTGAGGATTGTGAGAAGGGAGTCAGATTCGCTCACGACCTGATAATGTCAAAACTAAACTGTGAATCGCATGTATTTGAGTCAATCAAGGATACCGTTGCCAGTCTTAAGCTTAGTATCCTTAATACAGAAGAAACCTATGAGACACCAGAGGATATTCACGTACCCGTAAAGTCCTCAGAGCATAGATCACTTAAGGACTACACTGATAAGCTTACAGAGTTTAGATATCAGACTTCAGATAACTACCAGGATACAGTGCTGGATTACTTGAACAGATATATGATAGAGACTGTGACTAATAGGGAGAAGATCATGGTGCCACTAGGAATATTCCTTACCTGGTATGGAATACCAGTTTGTGAACAGCATTTAAGGAATATGGGTAAATTTCAGTATCTAATATGA